Proteins from one Haliaeetus albicilla chromosome 28, bHalAlb1.1, whole genome shotgun sequence genomic window:
- the SLC25A3 gene encoding solute carrier family 25 member 3 isoform X1: MFSSIAPLARLNPFYAPHFQLVQDGVRKRAEPAEAPTARRGLAAASAAEEYSCEYGSLKFYALCGVGGVLSCGLTHTAVVPLDLVKCRMQVDPQKYKSIFNGFSVTVKEDGVRGLAKGWAPTFIGYSMQGLCKFGFYEVFKILYGNMLGEENAYLWRTSLYLAASASAEFFADIALAPMEAAKVRIQTQPGYANTLRQAVPKMFGEEGIWAFYKGVAPLWMRQIPYTMMKFACFERTVEALYKYVVPKPRSECTKAEQLVVTFIAGYIAGVFCAIVSHPADSVVSVLNKEKGSSASQVLMRLGFKGVWKGLFARIIMIGTLTALQWFIYDSVKVYFRLPRPPPPEMPESLKKKLGLTE; the protein is encoded by the exons ATGTTCTCGTCCATCGCGCCGCTCGCCCGGCTCAATCCCTTCTACGCGCCGCATTTCCAGCTGGTCCAGGATGGCGTGAGGAAACGCGCGGAGCCAGCGGAGGCGCCGACCGCTCGGCGGGGCCTGGCGGCCGCATCCGCCGCCGAAG AATACAGTTGTGAATATGGCTCGCTCAAGTTTTATGCTCTCTGTGGCGTTGGTGGGGTCCTAAGTTGTGGCCTGACACACACTGCTGTTGTACCTCTGGATTTAGTGAAATGTCGTATGCAG GTTGATCCACAAAAATACAAGAGCATCTTCAATGGATTTTCAGTGACAGTCAAAGAAGATGGTGTTCGTGGCTTGGCTAAGGGATGGGCTCCAACCTTTATTGGATATTCCATGCAGGGGCTTTGTAAATTTGGTTTCTATGAAGTTTTCAAAATCCTATATGGCAACATGCTGGGAGAG GAAAATGCATATTTGTGGCGTACTTCGCTATATTTAGCTGCATCTGCCAGTGCGGAGTTTTTTGCTGACATTGCTCTGGCTCCAATGGAAGCTGCTAAAGTTCGTATTCAGACACAGCCTGGATATGCTAACACTCTGCGGCAGGCTGTACCTAAAATGTTTGGAGAAGAAGGCATCTGGGC TTTCTATAAAGGTGTTGCTCCACTATGGATGAGACAGATTCCATACACAATGATGAAATTTGCCTGCTTTGAACGTACTGTTGAAGCTCTCTACAAGTACGTCGTTCCCAAGCCACGAAGTGAATGtacaaaagcagaacagctggTAGTCACATTTATTGCAGGCTATATTG CCGGTGTGTTCTGTGCAATTGTTTCCCATCCTGCTGACTCCGTGGTGTCTGTGTTGAACAAAGAAAAGGGCAGTTCTGCCTCACAGGTTCTTATGAGGCTTGGATTCAAAG GTGTATGGAAAGGTCTGTTTGCTCGTATCATTATGATTGGTACCCTGACTGCACTACAGTGGTTCATCTACGATTCTGTGAAGGTTTATTTCAGACTTCCTCGTCCACCTCCACCTGAAATGCCAGAATCTCTGAAGAAGAAGCTTGGTCTAACTGAATAG
- the SLC25A3 gene encoding solute carrier family 25 member 3 isoform X2, with protein sequence MFSSIAPLARLNPFYAPHFQLVQDGVRKRAEPAEAPTARRGLAAASAAEEYSCAYGSGRFFMLCGLGGIISCGTTHTALVPLDLVKCRMQVDPQKYKSIFNGFSVTVKEDGVRGLAKGWAPTFIGYSMQGLCKFGFYEVFKILYGNMLGEENAYLWRTSLYLAASASAEFFADIALAPMEAAKVRIQTQPGYANTLRQAVPKMFGEEGIWAFYKGVAPLWMRQIPYTMMKFACFERTVEALYKYVVPKPRSECTKAEQLVVTFIAGYIAGVFCAIVSHPADSVVSVLNKEKGSSASQVLMRLGFKGVWKGLFARIIMIGTLTALQWFIYDSVKVYFRLPRPPPPEMPESLKKKLGLTE encoded by the exons ATGTTCTCGTCCATCGCGCCGCTCGCCCGGCTCAATCCCTTCTACGCGCCGCATTTCCAGCTGGTCCAGGATGGCGTGAGGAAACGCGCGGAGCCAGCGGAGGCGCCGACCGCTCGGCGGGGCCTGGCGGCCGCATCCGCCGCCGAAG AATACAGCTGTGCATATGGCTCGGGCAGATTCTTTATGCTTTGTGGCCTTGGTGGGATTATTAGCTGTGGAACAACACATACAGCACTGGTTCCTCTAGACCTGGTTAAATGCAGAATGCAG GTTGATCCACAAAAATACAAGAGCATCTTCAATGGATTTTCAGTGACAGTCAAAGAAGATGGTGTTCGTGGCTTGGCTAAGGGATGGGCTCCAACCTTTATTGGATATTCCATGCAGGGGCTTTGTAAATTTGGTTTCTATGAAGTTTTCAAAATCCTATATGGCAACATGCTGGGAGAG GAAAATGCATATTTGTGGCGTACTTCGCTATATTTAGCTGCATCTGCCAGTGCGGAGTTTTTTGCTGACATTGCTCTGGCTCCAATGGAAGCTGCTAAAGTTCGTATTCAGACACAGCCTGGATATGCTAACACTCTGCGGCAGGCTGTACCTAAAATGTTTGGAGAAGAAGGCATCTGGGC TTTCTATAAAGGTGTTGCTCCACTATGGATGAGACAGATTCCATACACAATGATGAAATTTGCCTGCTTTGAACGTACTGTTGAAGCTCTCTACAAGTACGTCGTTCCCAAGCCACGAAGTGAATGtacaaaagcagaacagctggTAGTCACATTTATTGCAGGCTATATTG CCGGTGTGTTCTGTGCAATTGTTTCCCATCCTGCTGACTCCGTGGTGTCTGTGTTGAACAAAGAAAAGGGCAGTTCTGCCTCACAGGTTCTTATGAGGCTTGGATTCAAAG GTGTATGGAAAGGTCTGTTTGCTCGTATCATTATGATTGGTACCCTGACTGCACTACAGTGGTTCATCTACGATTCTGTGAAGGTTTATTTCAGACTTCCTCGTCCACCTCCACCTGAAATGCCAGAATCTCTGAAGAAGAAGCTTGGTCTAACTGAATAG